The following is a genomic window from Anopheles aquasalis chromosome 3, idAnoAquaMG_Q_19, whole genome shotgun sequence.
GGAAGGACTTCTACTGAGACTCGAGCCTTTCAAAAGGCGCGCTCGTTGTGGCTGCGGTGCGGCCATCATCAAAACACCAAAGTGAGATACTTAACAGGCAACAGCACAGGAGGCAGGGCAAATTGTAAGATACACAGCCAGCAGAACAGTAGGCTCTTCGCACTTCGTTCGTACAAATCCAAAAGTCGAAAACAAAGTAGGTTAGGCACGCTTGTTTCCCCGGGCATCAAATGGCTAGAATGTGAAtgtgaataaaagaaaaaaagaagggtaGCACATAGTGGACAAACCGGCAGAGAATTCGCATTAATATGGCAAGAGATGACAGTGGAAGATAACACGCCACAAGTGGTCGCCACCGGCTCTGACGGTTACTGCGTCTAATGGAGTGTAGTCTTTGCGTTTCTTATGCGCGATACCTCATTCCATGCGGCACCtgaattgaacaaaaaaaaaccatccgaaTGGATGTCTTAACAGATTGCAATCGTTAAAAGGCGCGACGGACGAACtacgaaaaaacaaacctgTTTCCAGAGGTGCGATTCAGTTCACGAGCGAGAATGATAAACTGCGAAATGGGTCGTGATGCGAAGCGAAAAGCCATTTACCATCGATGCTCGAGAATATCCACTTCCCCAACCACCCCGCCCGGAAGCCTCTATTGGAGAGAACGTAAAGCGTCAGCATTTATGCTGTGTCCTACGCAATTCGGTGCGCTCAATCAACCTCGCGCCTCGCACATCTGGATCGTTATTGGATTCGTGTCACGGGGGAAAGTTTTGCAATCcgatccctttttggtggagttGCACGTATAAAAGACCGCCCTACGGGCTACTGGTGGTTAGTGTTAAAGTGTGTGCCATGCTTGCCACCGGTGTACTAGTGTTTTCTGTGACCCTTCTGGCCGTTGGGACGGACGGTGGAAATGTACCGCGCGTTTGCATCGCCGATGGTTGTATGCGAGGATCGTGGAGGAGAACTCTAACCAGCCAACTGTTTGAGGCGTACATTGGTATCCCATTCGCAAAGCCACCGATCGGTAAGCTCCGGTTTGCGGATCCCGTACCAAACAAACCGTGGAAGGATGAGCTAGACGCGACTGGCCGATTGCCGAAATCAGCCTGCATACAGCAGAATCTATTTATTCCGGAGCGCGGCATCGAGGGAAGTGAAGACTGTTTGTACCTTAACGTGTATCGACCACGGCCAACCGTTAACGGGAGCCACTCGGAGCCACTATCCACATTGGTTTACATACatggtggtgggtttttggcTGGCTATATCTCACCGTTGGTCGTAGGACCGGAGAAACTGATTGATCAGCGCGTCATAGTGGTGGTCATCCCGTACCGATTGGGTCCATTTGGATTCCTATCGACCGGAGATGCCGCTGCCAGTGGAAACTTTGGACTGAAAGACCAACGTTTGGCGCTGCGATGGGTCAACAAACATATCCGTGAGTTTGGAGGAGACCCCCAACTAGTCACCATCTTTGGACATAGTGCGGGAGGAGCTAGCGTGCAGCTCCACCTGATGCATCAGGGCAACGAAGGACTTTTCCAACGTGCGATTAGCCTCAGTGGTAGCGCGTTAGCTCCGTTTAGTACACCGTTAGACGATCCGCTGATGTTGGCTCACCAACAGGCAGCATTGGTGGGAATCAGTGACCCATCCAGCATGTCAACGACCGATCTGGTTGAGAgacttcgatcgattgacgcGGACCTATTCGTTAGCAGCTTGGCAGCGTTTTCGGTAGGAGTCGGAAATCTTCTATAAATCCTAAACGTAGTGGTTTGACATTTTCTGTACCTTACAGAACGGTTCTCGCTATCCAACAATTGTCTATGGGCCAGTAATCGAGTCCTCCACCGTTAAGGATCCCTTTCTAACGGATGCGCCGCTGAAGCTGTGGGCAGAAGGATCGTATCTGCCGGTACCATGGTTAACCGGCAGTGTTCCAAACGATGGATTCATTTTCAGTGCACCCATCCTCAAGAATGCCGATTGTTCGCCGGAAAAAAtcgcccaacagcagcaactgctccTACAAGTGTTGAAAGGAACCAAGAACCCACGATCTGCACTGCTTCTACTGGAACGCTTTTTCGACAAACAGCCCAGCAAAGCTAATCAATGTATTACGCAGGACAACATTGACACCATCACTAGGGTAGGCTCTTGATCGTgaccagaaaagaaaaattacaACCTAACATTCTTACGAAATGCTTTTATCAGATCTTCAATGAAGCATCATTCGTATATCCTTTGATACGGAGCGTTCAGTTAAGAAAAAGCGACAACAATACGCTCTCCCCCGTCTTTCTATACAAATTCAACTACAAAGGAAGCTTATCGTACTCATCGGTATTCTATCCGGAAGGCGACGAAACGCGAGACTACGGGATTGTACATTGCGATGAGCTTATCTACATCTTCCGTGCACCGTTGCTGTTTCCGGACTTTCGCCGAAATACACCGGACGCAAAGGTATCGGAACGGTTCACGAAATTCATGGTTGATTTCGCAAGAAAAGGGTAAGAAGGGGATTCGTGTCTGCCAAGGCCAAGAGTGCAGAGAATATTTTCACTTTTACAGATACATTGACGAAGAGAAGCCCAACAAGACGTTCACAACCAGGGATGCTAAAAAAACCCAACTACCGGAGGCTTTGGAGTTTGTAAACTCGAACAACACGAATGAGATCGTCGTGGAGCGCAAGATTGATCTACTCGATCAGGAAATGGTGGACTTTTGGGCGGATTTCTATAGCTTCTGAAACAACATTCATGAGGAATAATGCGATCAATAAACGATCAACCAGATCaacggaaatgaaaacaactctcctttttgttttggtttgtttaaaaacGATTTCTTCATTCACGCATACTATCTTGAACCAACTCAACGATCCCTCCCTCCGGCTGGTATGCCTGTCCTTCCAATTTCTATCTTCTAATCGGTTACTGACGATTCAATGATTGCGCTACGCCATCTTTCTCCTACGCTCCACTTTCAGTCAATTTATCTGTACTCTTCGATCGTCCTCTTTCTTTAAGTGATATGTGTCGTCTCTCTTTTTTGTCTTGTTTTGTCCGTGTCTTTTCAAACTTTTTACATCTAACTAACAACGCTTGACGGTGCTGTTCGAGCACGAAGCAAATACCCGGTAGCCTCTGGCGAGAAATTTCCCTACTATTCCTACGCCTGCTTTGGTAGAAATACATGTGATTCGAGAGGTATTGAGAATTGCATTTGATATGAGTCTACAAACTACTACATGAGATTGCTAGGgtaagcaacataaaaaagatggttgtttctttttatgagCCTTCTCTAACCTAACTACTAAAaactctctccctcacacgcacacacgcttgGTAGCTAACTAACTGGTAAAATGCATTTGCGTTACACGCACCACAAGTACCCTAAATCGGTGAAAGTGTTCTTCGTTGGCTTTCCGTCAGCTCCGGATGCCAGAAGTCAACGATCAGCACTAGCCGGGTGGCCGTTCCATTGTGCCACACCTCGTGCTCGAAGCTATCGTCGAAGATCAACCACTTGCCATTCTCCCAGGAtctgaaagtgaaacaagaaCGGAACGTTATGCTGCATTTCGGTAGATAGATCGGGGGGCGCCTCCCAAGGACTGACCGTGTTTCCTCGGCAACGCGTATGTAAGTACCGCTGGGAACGTTCAGGCCCAGATGTGCCCGTATCCGGCAGTTCGTAGGCCCACAGTGAGGCCACACGTGCGTCCCGGGGTGCATAACGCTGAACTTCACCTGACCCCGCTTGCAGGTGCGTGCGGCCGGAAAGTGTTGCTCCACCAACCGACACGTCAGTGGAGCACGCGCACAGTTCCGCTCGACACGGGCACCCCGGGAGAATAGTTCCAGCTGCTTCCAGTCGCCCCGATCGCGCAGATTCTCCGTTTCATTCACAAACACTCCGGCACTGTTGAGCAGCTTTAGGCCCTCGTCGCGTATCAGTGTCCACTGACCCCGGATACGCTCCAGCTCGTCAGCGTAGGTTGTTTGCTGCTCGGTCCAAAACGGACGAGACTTCAACCCGTCCACATTGTACAGTGAGCGTTGGTAGAGCGAAAGGAACAGCTTGCGTTGTACACCGCGCCGATAGATGTCGTGCGCTTCGGCGGTGCGTCCCAAACGTTGCAGTGCGTCGCCGAGATGGAAATAGAAGCGCCCATCTTGCGTACCCTCGTGGCCTGTGTCGATGCCTTCGCGAAGATACTGTGCCGCCAGTTCCATGTTTTGGTCGTACGTTTTCAACACGAAACCATAGTGGACGAGCGCAAAGCCATCTTCGATCCAGCGCAGCAACGTCTCGTGCAGGACAGCTTTCGCTTCGGCTAGCCTACAAAAACAAGGCAAGTTGGCAATTAATCGTCACCATTTTCTAGCCAACAGCTGCGCTCACTCGAACGCATACGTACCGATTCATGTAGAGATAGGTGACTGCTAGTTGATTGCGAAAGTGTGGTTCATCATTAAACCGCCGGATAAGCGTCTGGTGCACCTCGATCGCATTCGCGTGCTGGCCCTGGAAGCGCATCCGATCGATGCACCTTTCCCCAATGGATCGCAACGTCGTATCGTCCACTGATAGCTCTTGTACGACGATTAGCTTCCGGTAGGCAGCGATTGCTTCGGTTAGCAACGCATTGCTGCGTCGCTGTTCAGCCAACGCATCCAGTGCCCGTGCACGGCCTACTAGCGCCGGTATCGAGTTGGGCTTCCTCCGGGACAACACTCCATCGAACGACTTCAGAGCCTCCTGGGCCTTGCCCTTTTGACGGTCAGCAGGAAGACATGTGCGCGAACGTCCGTGTGGGGTGGGTGTATGTGGTGCGGCAGTTTAAGCCCATTTCAGGTTTTGGATTTTTAGTAGCGGCCACACACACGCAGCGGTGTTACAGGAGGAGGCGCATGGTCacacataaaaataaaataaaaaacacacatacacacaaaacacttGATTAGCATGGCAACACTCGGTTGTTAGGCGTTTAATGGGTTTAAATGCGCAGCAAAATGGTAGAGAGGAAGCAAAATGTTGAAGCAAACATTTgggaaacaaagaaaaataacACACGAAGAATGATACATCCATTCGATTACGATTCCTTAACATCCACTCGGTGTGCATCCGAATCGGGTGGGTGACCAATGCGGAATGCGAAGCTGATGGTAAGAAATGGCACGAATCTGTCTCTAGCATTCTTCAAGCACGGGAGTCTCGAAAATTCATTACAGATCAGAGCAGACAGTTGTCAATCTCGACATTCTAACACGTTGAGtaaggttaaaaaaaaatacggataattcaaattaaaatttaaaacaaagcattaacTGTCCATTTGTCAGTTCGTGTGTCTTGTGTCCTGTCGATAAGTCTAGGTTAGTTGTACGTGAGGATGTGGGATCTtgttttccaatcgatcggcCGTACTTGTATTGCGATGCCCTTACATGGGCATATTAAAACCTGTTTTCCATTCTAAAGCTAATAGGGTTTATGTTTGGAAGCTACTTTTTAGggggatggaaggaaatggatggGGCTAGGATGGTGTGTTCAATCTTATTCGAACCCGAACTCCTAAGAATGATGGTACAAAAGTTAGAACAATCGTCAAGAAAGCGGATGCTGCTCGGCAGAGCTCGTAATACCCAATCGGGACCACCACCTAGTCACCTACCTCGTctaactgctgctgcgcgcGTCTTAGCTCTTCCTGATAGGACCGATCAGCTTCCTCAGCCCGCGTTGGGATTTCTGTTTCGTCACAAGATGcggcagaaaaaaaattaattaaaaattagcACATTAATCATCCAGATCCACCGAAGCAACGGTCACGGGCGATAAAACCGGATTCTGGGTAAGGTGGGTTGTTCAAGGGGAAAGCGGGAGTAGTCATCAGCTGTCGTCTATTTCGTTTCTGGAGCTTTAGATTCGGaggattgtggtggtggtggtgcttcagtTAACTAATATCTCCACGAAGACACTACAGAATCACAGAATCATTATGGGAACATGATTGGCGGGCGGGTGATTGGCAATGAGAACCCCCCATTCGATCCAGCGTGAATGGGGAGAATGCAACTAAACTCTACCGAATGTTGCTACTGGTGGGGCGAGTGCAGCGCCATGCCTAGAtgaagtgatgatgatgctgatgacacAAGAACACGCGATCATTAGCCAAAACGcggcacgagcgagcgagcgagagagagattgagcgAACGAATGAGCGAAGCTCCTGTTCTAATAGGCATAAATACTTGTCCACCCTGCTGCGGtcgcttcatcttcatcggcaTCCGCCTGTTGCGCGGGGCTCGTGCCACTGGCGGCCGGTTGCGCAGCGCTCGTAGATGCTGCCGTCGAGGGCAGCTTGCCGTACTTTTCCTCCAATCGGCGCATCAAGTCGGAATCATCCACATCCGATTCCTCATCTTCGCCACCACCCGGTGGAATGTTGTCGTCTGTCAGtggttcctcctcctcgtccgagCCGTACTGGTTCAACAGCACTGAATCGATATCGTCCTGATCGTACACGTGCTCTTCATCTTCATACTCTACGCCGTACTCCTCGTCATACTCGGCACCGTACTCATCCGGGTCGAGTTCTTCCTCACTCGTATCGGGTACGAACAGATTCTCTTTGCTGCCATTGTCTAGCTGGGTGCCACTGGGGCCACCAAACGGTTCGATATCTTCCAGCATTTCAGGTTCCTCTGGCTCGGGAAGTCGGAATTCGACATGTTTCTCTCGTGGTTGCAGGGCCGATACGCTCGGTAGCTGCTGAGCAAACATTACATCCTGGTGTCGCCCTGGTGCCACGGTACGCGGTGAAGTCGCGGATGGTGGTAGTATCGGGTAGGCAAACTTATCGAATTGATGATCGAGttctgtcggtggtggtggtggtggtggtgatgggattTCCGAAAGCAGGGCCGTAAGCACGCTCCGTGCGTTCTCACCCTTCGCACTTACGTTTTCTCTCGCTTCCGGCGTCACCGATGCCGTTGCCGGCTGCgaaccttcctcctcctggtccGGTATCACGATCGGATCCTTGTGCAGACCGTAGATTAACTTATTTACCGCTCCCTTCGGAGGCTTCTTACGCGCTAGTAGTGAGTCTTTCTGAAGCTTTTTCATACTGACTGTTGATTGAGGTTCACTTtcaagttgctgctgctgctgctgttctctcAGTTCCGCCACTTCCGGTGACGCTCGGTACATGGAGCTAAAGTCTTCAAACGTAATCGGTACGAAGGCACCGATCTCTTGCTCCTGAGCTATTAGCTTCTGCTCACTCTCTTCATCATCTACCGGGTTGatttcctccatttcctcttccgcttcctcttccagctCTTCCAGCTCGTACTCGTACTCATCGCCGGAGTATCGTTCCCCCTCGTCCTCATCTTCGAACGCGATCACTACATAACACGTCAGTGCAAATGGTTATTAATGTTGATTTTCTCGATTACTAATCGCGTTAACCTACCATTGTCTTCGATCACTTCGTTGCCATCGGACGAGTGTCGTTGAGGTGTCGGGCCGGCATAAACGAAATCGTCCAGAATGGATCTAGACTGAGTGGTAGGAAGCTGGCTTTCGGTGGGTTGTGCTTGCTGTTGTGAAGGAGGGGCACGCGTTTGTACAGATGATTCCGCATCCACCGTTCCACGCTTAGCATCGACCGTGCTAACGGGAGCTGGTGGCTCTTAGACGTGGCCAAAAATACGACGGATTAAATATTGTAGTTCTCGTGTTCTTTCGCACCACGGCATGCGAATGCTCATGCTTTCACACATACAACATACTGAAACGCTTAGATAACCATCAATAGCCTTGCGAAGCATTACACTAAGGTGTTGCTCCTGTCTGCTAAATGTGCCGCTGGAGTAGTGCTGTGGACATTTAACGTATTACCGTTTGCTTTGAATTaaaacaacacagacacacacacgagATGAACATGTGAACAGGTGAAGAATCAAGGTAATCGAACTCGAAAGTGCAAATTATTGACGGACAGGAGAATAGTACAAACAATCGatgttcgctcgatcgattcaaGGAGAGTAGATACGACAAAAAGGTAATTCTCATATAAAGCAGCTAAGATGAGAATTACTGCGAGGCATGTGTTAGCGCACAatccacatgcacacacacacgtggCCAGTGACGAAAGTCAACGAAAGAGGAAACAGAAGCTACGCATGTAATACGTGAAATCATAACAGAAatacgaaatgaaaagaaacaaagttAAACAAAGTAGGCATTTTGTTCACAGTGAGGCAAACTACAGTAACATTCAAAACGGaaatcaaaaaaaggaaaaacaaaagaaaatgcaaagaaaGACACAGTACACGTAAGAAAGAACAAGGGGTTTACAACTCACTCGTAGGAACACGTGGACTTGTTAACAGAAGATGCGCAGCACCGAGCAGTGCGACACCGACAAACACTTTAACCGTCACTGAAAGTGTAGCCCAACGAGGGAAGGGAGTTGTACTTAGTTGGATTTTACCAAATGGTCGCAAGGGGAAAGAGTGCCCTCCCGATCGAGCTTCTGCTTATGCGTCTATCTGCAGTGTTATATGCTTCTGATCTGTGGCGGCTGCCGACAAGCTAATAAGTTGCACTTTCTGCTCGAATCGGTCAGCTTTAGTCAGCGGACTTGGCAGAGGAAGGAGGCAGAGGAATGAGATGCCATGAGAAACCCcagacgagagagaggggggttTGATGATATAATTTTGTGATTCTGTAATATCCTTAATCTTCGGACCGATTTCCGTTTCTACATTTTGCCTTCGTTCTTCGTAAGTGTTACTTACGCGATGTTTCCTCTTCGGGTTCGATGGCGGCCTTTCGCGCTTCCTCAGCCGCTACCCGAAGCTCCTGCTCTCGGCGCAGCTTCGCCAGATATTCTTCCTCACCCCCATCGTTATCGACGAATGCGTCGAATTCGATGTCttttccatcgtcgtcatcgccatcatcgtcgtcatcgccgtcatcgtcgtcatcgccgtcatcgtcgtcatcgccatcatcctgATCTCCCGCAGATTGTTGAGACCCAACTTTGAtcgcttcaatctcatcatcattgccatcgAGGTCGTCATTATCGTCCTTAAATTACCATTTACAAATAAATTCCAATAAGAATGATTAACAATCAGTTGATAACTAAACGCTACAGATTCAAAACATGTTATTAAAACACCCATGCACACAGGGATTAGTTATGTTTTTACCTTTCCAACGGTTGGGCTTGGTTCATGCTGTGTCTCTTCTTCGACCTTTGGCACTTCCAGCGACTCGGCTAGCTTGTTGTAGTTCCGCACCAACTCATCCATCTGTTCTTTCAGGACATCGCCAGTGACCGGTACCTCAGCGACGGCTGGGGTTGTGGTAGACTCATGTTCCGTAGAGCGCGCTTTCGGTGGTGTTTCAGAGGACTGGATGGATTGATTAGTTTTACCATTCAAAGCGTTAGGTAGCATCAGCGcagaagcaaaataaaaaaaaaaaattggaaaatatacTTTTTAAAACATGCTCAAAACAACTTCTACTAAAAACAACTCCCTCAACTGTTAACCGAAACGAGAAGATGGTTGTGCACTTACGTCTTCCTCAAACGGAGTGTTATCCTCATCAtctccgtcgtcatcgtcatccttttcaccatcatcggcatcatcgtctccgtcgtcatcgccatcgtcgccatcgtctctCTCCGCCTCGGCGAGGGCTTCCTCTTGAGCAGCCTCCTGCTGAGCGTAGATCTCCTCtacctcatcatcgtccagcTTCTGGGCTGGtccctcatcctcatcatcatcaccatcatcctgtgccccttcatcgtcatcattgtcGTCCTCCTCGGGATAGGGAGCACCGtcctgatcatcatcatcatgcccatcgtcatcgtcatgatCGTCGTCATGATCGTCGACGGCGTGTGCCTCAGCGtcatctccatcatcgtcgtgatcatcatgatcaccgATCGAGTTGATCGCATCCAGGATTtcctcatgatgatggtggtcgtccTGGCGCGTTTCATCGACCCAACCGTTGAAGAACTCGGAATACCGTGACTCGGACAGTGGCGTATCGTCATTCGAGAGGCCCTTGTTTTCCATAATGatcaaaccaaccagcgcACCGAGTCCGGCCAGCAGGATGAAGAACACCACCTTCGCACACCAGTGCCCACCGGTGCCATGGTCACTGTGGATGTGCATCTGTACATCGCCCGGATCCTTGGCTGCCTGAGCGGCCCCGGCCGAGGGGGCCTGCTTCGGAGCATGTACCGTCGTCTCCTTTACGGTATCTTCATCATCTACGAAAGAACAAGGGCCCGAGATAAGAAGGTAAGACCGTCACGCATCCCACACCACCTGCCCCACACCCCAGGGGTTCTATTTCAGGTCGCGTCCTGACGAACACATGGCATAGGTGACGTGGCACACGTCAGCACGAGCACGCGGCGTTGTCTCCCGCTGCTACGATTATTCGCGTGACGATGGCCATCGGGGACCGGTTTACGATTTTGGctaaattatatttttatatatttggCGCAGGCTACCGGCCCCCCACCGGCACTCTGAGCCGGCAAAAAAACGCCGGCAACAACATAAAGGAACGCGAAGAAAGCGTAACCATGAGGGAAGCCGGTATTCGGATCCGTGACCACGGTCATCGTGTCACGTTAGTAGTAGCTGTctttgcatcctttttggaGCAACGCCTGCGAGGAGGTCAGATGACCTCTCGTTGTTGATGACCAACGTTGTTTACCGGGAAAAATTGGAGCGGATAAATGCGCCAAATGGTTAAGCCTGGTGGGGGGGTGAGATGAGATATTTCGCGCGCAATATTTGAATTCCTACGTCGTCACAGCCAGCTGAGGGTagaagttaatttttttttcgaaaaaaggCGCAAtttcttgtttgctttttaCGACAATGTCTACTAGATGTTTTGTAGTTTATTACCCCAAGGGCAAACGCAGTTTTTGGCCTGCATTTACAGAGAATAATAGTTAATTGTCTGCTTCAAGATAGGATATAATAAAATCATAACGACATTGCCCTATTCCTAACTATCTCGTGAGTACAAAGCGACGGACAGTAGTGCACCTGATCCTGCATGGAAGGAATCTTGAACCGTGAAAAGGTCGCGAACGCGAAACGCGCCATTCGCGCCCTGGCGCTAGCCTGGCACAGAACGCACGTTACGGCCCCGGGGTGTGGAACACAGGCCGGGAagagccgaccgaccgaccgaccgaccgaccgacatgCCGACGATCGTAACACCGGAGCTATTTAAAGATTTTCAGACAAGCTAATAATGTTCTAAATTAAAAGCGACCTCAAAGGGAAGCCATCGCAGTGGCCGTCGCTATCGTTCAGAAGTTGGATGTCGAATGgcacaagagagagaacgcaacCGCTACCGATCTTATCCCGTGTCCCCGCTATCTTCCCACTACATCCGGTACTGCGAGGATTACTTCCTCATTCCAAGCttaccttttttccttttcttgtcCTTCCGCTTCTTTGGTTGCGTATCACCGCCCGACATGATcctgcacctgctgctgctgctgctgctgctgctgcactgctcaGCACGATCGTGTCACTTCCGCCGCTCGGTATCCGGGCAGACACCAGATTCACTTCTTATCACTCGCTAGTGTCTAGCGTTTCACACGTACACGATGACGCGGGGATTAATGCTGACGGTAGAGACCAGGGGAGAGAGATACGGAAACACTAAAAAGGGGAACGAATTAACGAAAGAAGCACCACtgtggctagctggctggcacacTTTGCTCCACGGTATTGTTGGGCAATGCCAACTGTGATGATAATCACACACAGGCGGAAGCGAAACGTAGAGAACGTCGTCAATTTTTGGAAGGGACCACGACcaagaccacgaccacgacgacacgaGGTTTCGAGGTTCTATATTAAGATCGCGCGACCCTCCTTCACCAACCGGCCCACTCCCTCTTCCCTGCTGGCTGCGGCACTAACCTCAgcctgagctgctgctgctgctgctgctgcgatcttTGTTCGCGGCCAACAGCGCCTGTACCGCACGCCGTTACCGTTTGTTTGAtactggctgatgatgatgctgcgcggTGTGGCCAAACGGTGGGATCTTTCGAATCGCGATCACCTCGCGGAGAGTATCTGTTGCGCATGAACCGTCGCGAGGCCGGctgattttcaaaaacaccACCGAGTGTAGCACTAGTTTCACACTGAGATAAGCGCGGTTTATCTTCCGAATTCGATTAAAACTGTTAGCACGCACGGAAAAGCCACTGATCGTTCGTAGGGAGATAATTTTCCACGTTTGCTGGGATGATCCGCGAAACCGTCctcgccgttgttgttgcaccGGCTTTGGAATCAAAACAGAGAATTGTCAGCTCCAGCCACCGGAACAATGGGCACAAAACAATAGACCAGAAGATCAAAATTACTATTACCAAGTACATTTTCAGTAATAAAAGGCTATAAATGGAACTGGGTTTTCGTAGAAGAAATTAACAATTTAGTTGTTAAGGTAGTTTTGTGCAACAAAttaagcataaaacataaataacgGTCGAAAGCAGCTGATaaattgtttttgaaaatggtGCTATTTGATTCAAACGTCCTACTC
Proteins encoded in this region:
- the LOC126575536 gene encoding uncharacterized protein LOC126575536 isoform X2, whose product is MSGGDTQPKKRKDKKRKKDDEDTVKETTVHAPKQAPSAGAAQAAKDPGDVQMHIHSDHGTGGHWCAKVVFFILLAGLGALVGLIIMENKGLSNDDTPLSESRYSEFFNGWVDETRQDDHHHHEEILDAINSIGDHDDHDDDGDDAEAHAVDDHDDDHDDDDGHDDDDQDGAPYPEEDDNDDDEGAQDDGDDDEDEGPAQKLDDDEVEEIYAQQEAAQEEALAEAERDDGDDGDDDGDDDADDGEKDDDDDGDDEDNTPFEEDSSETPPKARSTEHESTTTPAVAEVPVTGDVLKEQMDELVRNYNKLAESLEVPKVEEETQHEPSPTVGKDDNDDLDGNDDEIEAIKVGSQQSAGDQDDGDDDDDGDDDDDGDDDDDGDDDDGKDIEFDAFVDNDGGEEEYLAKLRREQELRVAAEEARKAAIEPEEETSLTVKVFVGVALLGAAHLLLTSPRVPTTPVSTVDAKRGTVDAESSVQTRAPPSQQQAQPTESQLPTTQSRSILDDFVYAGPTPQRHSSDGNEVIEDNVIAFEDEDEGERYSGDEYEYELEELEEEAEEEMEEINPVDDEESEQKLIAQEQEIGAFVPITFEDFSSMYRASPEVAELREQQQQQQLESEPQSTVSMKKLQKDSLLARKKPPKGAVNKLIYGLHKDPIVIPDQEEEGSQPATASVTPEARENVSAKGENARSVLTALLSEIPSPPPPPPPTELDHQFDKFAYPILPPSATSPRTVAPGRHQDVMFAQQLPSVSALQPREKHVEFRLPEPEEPEMLEDIEPFGGPSGTQLDNGSKENLFVPDTSEEELDPDEYGAEYDEEYGVEYEDEEHVYDQDDIDSVLLNQYGSDEEEEPLTDDNIPPGGGEDEESDVDDSDLMRRLEEKYGKLPSTAASTSAAQPAASGTSPAQQADADEDEATAAGWTKIPTRAEEADRSYQEELRRAQQQLDEGKAQEALKSFDGVLSRRKPNSIPALVGRARALDALAEQRRSNALLTEAIAAYRKLIVVQELSVDDTTLRSIGERCIDRMRFQGQHANAIEVHQTLIRRFNDEPHFRNQLAVTYLYMNRLAEAKAVLHETLLRWIEDGFALVHYGFVLKTYDQNMELAAQYLREGIDTGHEGTQDGRFYFHLGDALQRLGRTAEAHDIYRRGVQRKLFLSLYQRSLYNVDGLKSRPFWTEQQTTYADELERIRGQWTLIRDEGLKLLNSAGVFVNETENLRDRGDWKQLELFSRGARVERNCARAPLTCRLVEQHFPAARTCKRGQVKFSVMHPGTHVWPHCGPTNCRIRAHLGLNVPSGTYIRVAEETRSWENGKWLIFDDSFEHEVWHNGTATRLVLIVDFWHPELTESQRRTLSPI
- the LOC126575536 gene encoding uncharacterized protein LOC126575536 isoform X1, with protein sequence MSGGDTQPKKRKDKKRKKDDEDTVKETTVHAPKQAPSAGAAQAAKDPGDVQMHIHSDHGTGGHWCAKVVFFILLAGLGALVGLIIMENKGLSNDDTPLSESRYSEFFNGWVDETRQDDHHHHEEILDAINSIGDHDDHDDDGDDAEAHAVDDHDDDHDDDDGHDDDDQDGAPYPEEDDNDDDEGAQDDGDDDEDEGPAQKLDDDEVEEIYAQQEAAQEEALAEAERDDGDDGDDDGDDDADDGEKDDDDDGDDEDNTPFEEDSSETPPKARSTEHESTTTPAVAEVPVTGDVLKEQMDELVRNYNKLAESLEVPKVEEETQHEPSPTVGKDDNDDLDGNDDEIEAIKVGSQQSAGDQDDGDDDDDGDDDDDGDDDDDGDDDDGKDIEFDAFVDNDGGEEEYLAKLRREQELRVAAEEARKAAIEPEEETSLTVKVFVGVALLGAAHLLLTSPRVPTKPPAPVSTVDAKRGTVDAESSVQTRAPPSQQQAQPTESQLPTTQSRSILDDFVYAGPTPQRHSSDGNEVIEDNVIAFEDEDEGERYSGDEYEYELEELEEEAEEEMEEINPVDDEESEQKLIAQEQEIGAFVPITFEDFSSMYRASPEVAELREQQQQQQLESEPQSTVSMKKLQKDSLLARKKPPKGAVNKLIYGLHKDPIVIPDQEEEGSQPATASVTPEARENVSAKGENARSVLTALLSEIPSPPPPPPPTELDHQFDKFAYPILPPSATSPRTVAPGRHQDVMFAQQLPSVSALQPREKHVEFRLPEPEEPEMLEDIEPFGGPSGTQLDNGSKENLFVPDTSEEELDPDEYGAEYDEEYGVEYEDEEHVYDQDDIDSVLLNQYGSDEEEEPLTDDNIPPGGGEDEESDVDDSDLMRRLEEKYGKLPSTAASTSAAQPAASGTSPAQQADADEDEATAAGWTKIPTRAEEADRSYQEELRRAQQQLDEGKAQEALKSFDGVLSRRKPNSIPALVGRARALDALAEQRRSNALLTEAIAAYRKLIVVQELSVDDTTLRSIGERCIDRMRFQGQHANAIEVHQTLIRRFNDEPHFRNQLAVTYLYMNRLAEAKAVLHETLLRWIEDGFALVHYGFVLKTYDQNMELAAQYLREGIDTGHEGTQDGRFYFHLGDALQRLGRTAEAHDIYRRGVQRKLFLSLYQRSLYNVDGLKSRPFWTEQQTTYADELERIRGQWTLIRDEGLKLLNSAGVFVNETENLRDRGDWKQLELFSRGARVERNCARAPLTCRLVEQHFPAARTCKRGQVKFSVMHPGTHVWPHCGPTNCRIRAHLGLNVPSGTYIRVAEETRSWENGKWLIFDDSFEHEVWHNGTATRLVLIVDFWHPELTESQRRTLSPI